In one Polaribacter sp. ALD11 genomic region, the following are encoded:
- a CDS encoding TolC family protein, giving the protein MKKIIILLCFLITGINFGQVKKAITLEQAIAIAQEKSPDYKTLLNQNQASYWRYRNYKASFLPQLGLKATLPSYSNSINRLTNDNGEDIFVKTNQSRLEGVLSLDQNIAFTGGTLSFSSQLERIDRFSDNSKRFAVIPFSINYSQNSLFYNEFKWNKKIEPLIYEEAKREFIERMEQISLNTSRKYFALLKAQMQTKIAISNLSNQDTLFQIAKGRFRMGKIAENDLLQIELSVLNSKNNVTTNEISLKRSSQNLSRYLALETENILLNIPKELTIFTVTVEKALEEANSNRKAVIEFRRKRLQAEKEVAQVKGNNRLKLRLDANFGVSQQGSVFNDLFMDYNQQQIVKVSLNIPILDWGVSKSRRKLVEANKELVNTNIEQDEQEFEQEIYLHVLNWKNQRNFLETSRKAQEIAIRRYDITKKRFILGKITITDLNLALQEKDRSVLQYLNSLEKFWVDYYTLRRLTLYDFIKNKKIEVNDIIYN; this is encoded by the coding sequence ATGAAAAAAATTATTATATTACTTTGCTTTCTTATAACAGGAATCAATTTTGGACAAGTAAAAAAGGCGATTACATTAGAACAAGCAATTGCAATTGCGCAAGAAAAATCTCCAGATTATAAAACATTGTTAAACCAAAACCAAGCAAGTTATTGGCGTTACAGAAATTATAAAGCCAGCTTTTTACCTCAATTAGGATTAAAAGCTACTTTACCATCTTATTCAAATTCAATTAATAGACTTACAAATGATAACGGAGAAGATATATTTGTAAAAACAAACCAATCTAGACTAGAAGGTGTATTGTCTTTAGATCAAAATATTGCTTTTACAGGTGGTACATTATCATTTAGTTCTCAACTAGAAAGAATAGATCGTTTTTCTGATAACAGTAAAAGATTTGCAGTAATTCCTTTCTCAATAAATTACAGTCAAAATTCTTTATTTTACAATGAATTTAAATGGAATAAAAAAATTGAACCTTTAATTTACGAAGAAGCAAAACGAGAATTTATAGAAAGGATGGAACAGATCTCTTTAAATACTTCTAGAAAGTATTTTGCTTTATTAAAAGCTCAAATGCAAACAAAAATTGCGATTTCTAATTTATCAAATCAAGATACATTATTTCAAATAGCTAAAGGAAGATTTAGAATGGGGAAAATTGCAGAAAACGATTTACTTCAGATCGAATTATCTGTGTTGAATTCTAAAAACAACGTAACAACAAATGAAATTTCTTTGAAGAGAAGTTCTCAAAACTTATCTCGTTATTTGGCTTTAGAAACAGAAAATATACTATTAAATATACCTAAAGAGTTAACCATATTTACTGTTACAGTAGAAAAAGCATTAGAAGAAGCCAACTCGAATAGAAAAGCTGTTATAGAGTTTAGAAGAAAACGTTTACAAGCAGAAAAGGAAGTTGCCCAAGTAAAAGGGAACAATAGATTAAAACTTAGGTTAGATGCTAATTTTGGCGTATCGCAACAAGGAAGTGTTTTTAATGATTTGTTTATGGATTATAATCAACAACAAATAGTAAAAGTTTCTTTGAATATACCAATTTTAGATTGGGGTGTTTCCAAATCTAGAAGAAAACTGGTGGAAGCAAATAAAGAGCTCGTAAACACAAATATAGAGCAAGATGAACAAGAGTTTGAACAAGAAATTTACTTACATGTCTTGAATTGGAAAAATCAACGTAATTTTTTAGAAACTTCTAGAAAAGCACAAGAAATTGCTATTAGAAGGTATGATATTACGAAAAAGAGATTTATTTTAGGAAAAATAACAATAACAGATTTAAATTTAGCACTTCAAGAAAAAGACCGGTCTGTTTTACAATACTTAAACTCTTTAGAGAAATTTTGGGTAGACTACTACACATTAAGAAGACTAACATTGTATGATTTCATTAAAAATAAAAAGATAGAAGTAAATGATATTATATATAACTAG